Proteins from a genomic interval of Oceanispirochaeta crateris:
- a CDS encoding AMP-binding protein, with the protein MPFNLKKNTINEFHKEVIRKYEKRPFLYFVDDEPISYAEYGQKVTELRKKLVSLGLKKADSVVLLGPASPNWAISFMSVMSAGFVVVPIMEDFPDNDINHIIEDSNCVAAILAPSYVEKNRLSSLSDKILLSMDDFAVLNELTLHHDESSLTPFTDHCAYLTLEADDQGCYATEPEDVAELLYTSGTTGFSKAVMLTHNNLVTNLYEGTDLIDECFDENAILMSLLPLAHSFGSTSAFLSTMYKGPRICFLKRKPTPEYLQTVFKKVKPTILGGVPLIFEKIFQKKIVPVIESKKFLKKAIQFSPLLRKGFYKVAGKSVMNYFGGHIKCIIIGGANFSEQVETFMRDAKIPYLLGYGLSETSPLLTFSTLKESRFGSVGKAVRNTKIRITHRDASGIGDIEVTGPQVMKGYYGKEDETAEVFSSDGWFKTGDRGILDDDGFLYIKGRSKNVIIGSSGENIYPEVIEILLSSTLLIEESIVFLEDQQLKALVYPDQDLFFSQYAGDSQNSQFQKDMDDLIKDINRKLPLSSRLTKFEIQKTPFEKTPTRKIKRGLYISDY; encoded by the coding sequence ATGCCTTTCAATCTTAAAAAAAATACAATCAATGAATTTCATAAAGAAGTCATTAGAAAATACGAAAAACGTCCTTTTTTATACTTTGTGGATGATGAACCAATCAGCTATGCAGAGTATGGACAAAAAGTCACGGAGCTGAGGAAAAAATTAGTTTCCCTGGGGCTTAAAAAAGCCGATTCGGTTGTTTTGCTGGGGCCAGCGTCACCCAACTGGGCTATCTCTTTTATGTCGGTTATGTCTGCCGGTTTTGTCGTTGTTCCCATTATGGAGGATTTTCCAGACAATGATATCAATCATATCATCGAGGATTCTAACTGCGTTGCGGCCATACTGGCTCCATCCTATGTGGAAAAAAACCGGCTTTCTTCATTGAGTGATAAAATTCTCCTCTCCATGGATGACTTTGCAGTCTTAAATGAATTGACACTTCACCACGATGAGTCATCCCTCACTCCTTTTACCGATCACTGCGCTTATCTGACATTGGAAGCAGATGATCAAGGCTGTTATGCAACAGAACCGGAGGATGTGGCAGAACTCCTTTATACTTCAGGGACAACCGGATTTTCAAAAGCTGTCATGCTAACACACAACAATCTCGTTACAAATCTCTATGAAGGAACGGATCTCATTGATGAGTGCTTCGATGAAAATGCCATCTTGATGTCTCTGCTGCCTCTCGCTCATTCCTTTGGCTCTACCTCGGCCTTCCTCTCTACCATGTATAAAGGGCCTAGAATTTGTTTTTTAAAGCGAAAACCAACTCCTGAATACTTACAGACCGTCTTTAAAAAAGTGAAACCCACCATATTGGGAGGTGTTCCTCTCATTTTTGAAAAGATTTTCCAAAAGAAAATTGTGCCCGTCATTGAATCCAAGAAATTCCTCAAGAAGGCTATCCAATTTTCACCTCTTCTTAGAAAAGGATTTTATAAAGTAGCTGGAAAGTCGGTGATGAATTATTTCGGGGGGCATATCAAATGCATCATCATTGGAGGGGCTAATTTCAGCGAGCAAGTAGAAACCTTTATGAGGGATGCAAAAATTCCCTATCTTCTTGGCTATGGTTTGAGTGAGACTTCTCCTCTATTAACCTTCTCAACCCTCAAAGAATCGAGGTTTGGTTCTGTCGGTAAGGCCGTGAGGAATACGAAGATAAGAATCACCCATCGTGATGCCTCGGGAATAGGGGACATTGAAGTCACCGGCCCTCAGGTCATGAAGGGCTATTATGGTAAAGAAGATGAGACCGCAGAGGTCTTTTCTTCCGATGGATGGTTTAAAACAGGCGATCGCGGCATTTTGGATGACGACGGATTTTTGTACATCAAGGGGCGCAGCAAAAATGTCATCATCGGTAGCTCCGGTGAAAATATATACCCTGAAGTCATTGAGATTTTACTCTCATCGACCCTCCTCATAGAAGAGTCCATTGTTTTTCTTGAAGATCAGCAGTTGAAGGCTTTGGTGTATCCCGATCAAGATCTCTTTTTTAGCCAATATGCAGGAGACAGCCAGAACAGTCAGTTTCAGAAGGATATGGACGATTTAATCAAAGATATTAACCGTAAGCTTCCCCTGTCATCCAGGCTTACAAAATTTGAAATTCAAAAAACCCCCTTTGAAAAGACACCCACAAGAAAAATTAAAAGAGGCCTATATATTTCCGATTATTGA
- a CDS encoding nitroreductase family protein, which translates to MEILPEIKNRMTSRSFQNIPIPDETLERILNAGRLAPSAKNRQPWRFIVLTDPEIKEQLKQSAYGDERFSEAPVVIAVCTTNIGYRMPNGELSYPMDLSFAVSFMMIQAEHEKLNSAVITTYQEDEVKNLLTIPYSMKVVMMLLIGKAVENSDKEIRLPMNRVVSFDHW; encoded by the coding sequence ATGGAAATTCTTCCCGAAATTAAAAACAGAATGACAAGCCGTTCATTCCAGAACATTCCTATCCCCGATGAGACTCTTGAGAGGATTCTCAATGCGGGCCGTCTGGCTCCCTCGGCCAAAAACAGGCAACCCTGGCGTTTTATTGTTTTAACTGATCCAGAAATCAAGGAGCAGTTAAAACAGAGTGCCTATGGGGACGAACGTTTTTCCGAGGCTCCCGTGGTCATTGCCGTCTGCACTACGAATATTGGGTATCGGATGCCTAATGGGGAACTTTCATATCCCATGGATTTGAGCTTTGCTGTTTCATTTATGATGATTCAGGCAGAACATGAGAAACTCAACTCTGCCGTGATCACGACATATCAAGAGGATGAAGTTAAAAATTTACTAACAATTCCCTATTCCATGAAAGTCGTGATGATGTTATTAATCGGAAAGGCAGTAGAAAATTCCGACAAGGAAATCAGGTTGCCTATGAATCGGGTTGTTTCCTTTGACCATTGGTAA
- the serC gene encoding phosphoserine transaminase, protein MSHAKNFYAGPSVLPVSVLEEIQKDMVDYKGSGLSLIETSHRSAEYGQVHKNAMNLVREIFGVPDNFKILFIGGGATLQFSMIPLNFLSGGKTCDFTLTGTWSKKAYADAKKVGNVNVVYDGKDNSYTRLPDPSTLKASPGSSYFHITSNETIGGIQWKDWPDTGDVPIICDMSSDIMSRPIPFEKFGMIYAGAQKNLGPSGFAVVIIRDDMLEKCNPNMTAFLDYKVHAEKESLYNTPPVFSIYAMSLVLEKVKAEGGLKEVEKRNKEKSKLIYDVMDKSNGFYKSPVDVSVRSDMNVVFTMANEELEKEFVAQAKAKQMVGLKGHVSVGGCRASIYNSLPLSDVVALVEFMQEFQKAKS, encoded by the coding sequence ATGAGTCATGCAAAAAATTTTTATGCTGGTCCCTCAGTACTTCCCGTGTCAGTTCTGGAAGAGATTCAGAAAGATATGGTCGATTACAAGGGATCAGGTCTTTCACTGATTGAAACCAGTCACAGATCTGCAGAATACGGTCAGGTGCACAAAAATGCTATGAATTTAGTCCGGGAGATTTTTGGTGTTCCAGACAACTTCAAAATACTCTTTATCGGAGGCGGAGCCACTCTTCAATTTTCAATGATCCCTCTGAACTTTCTCAGTGGCGGCAAAACCTGTGATTTCACATTGACCGGAACATGGTCAAAGAAAGCCTATGCCGATGCTAAAAAAGTGGGCAACGTCAATGTTGTCTATGATGGAAAAGACAATTCTTATACTCGTCTTCCCGATCCTTCTACTTTAAAAGCCAGCCCAGGCTCAAGCTATTTCCATATCACATCCAACGAAACCATCGGTGGAATCCAATGGAAAGACTGGCCCGACACAGGAGATGTTCCCATCATCTGTGATATGTCCAGTGACATCATGAGTCGTCCCATCCCCTTTGAGAAGTTTGGAATGATCTATGCCGGTGCTCAGAAAAATCTTGGTCCCAGTGGTTTTGCCGTTGTGATTATACGGGATGATATGCTTGAAAAATGCAATCCCAATATGACGGCCTTCCTGGATTATAAGGTTCATGCCGAAAAAGAATCTCTTTACAATACACCTCCAGTCTTTTCAATCTATGCCATGAGTCTCGTTCTCGAAAAAGTTAAGGCAGAAGGCGGTCTTAAGGAAGTAGAGAAGAGAAACAAGGAAAAATCTAAATTGATTTATGATGTCATGGATAAGAGTAATGGTTTTTATAAATCACCCGTGGATGTTTCTGTAAGATCAGACATGAATGTGGTTTTTACCATGGCAAACGAAGAACTTGAAAAAGAATTTGTTGCCCAGGCAAAAGCTAAGCAGATGGTTGGTTTGAAGGGACATGTCTCAGTCGGTGGATGTCGAGCCTCTATTTACAACTCATTGCCTCTCTCGGATGTTGTCGCTCTTGTAGAATTTATGCAAGAGTTTCAGAAAGCAAAATCCTAA
- a CDS encoding Lrp/AsnC family transcriptional regulator, protein MDDLNKGILRELRDGRKSYKLIAETLDVTENTIRSRVRRMEEQGILEISGFVNPDEIENLQIIMIGIRTSSMDYIAKGEEISRLKDVISVSVVTGRFDLIVTVELAGDHQMLKFLKNELSRIESIEAIETFVVYKGFNLKVPYLQ, encoded by the coding sequence ATGGATGATCTTAACAAAGGAATACTGAGAGAACTGCGGGATGGACGTAAATCTTATAAACTGATTGCCGAAACCCTGGATGTGACAGAAAATACAATCCGTTCCAGAGTCCGTAGAATGGAAGAACAGGGCATTTTGGAAATCAGTGGGTTTGTTAATCCGGATGAGATCGAAAATCTTCAGATCATAATGATTGGAATCCGTACGAGTTCTATGGATTATATAGCCAAGGGAGAAGAAATCAGCCGTCTCAAGGATGTTATTTCTGTTTCTGTTGTGACCGGTCGCTTTGATCTGATTGTGACAGTAGAACTCGCAGGAGATCACCAAATGCTTAAATTCCTTAAAAATGAGTTATCAAGGATTGAGAGCATTGAAGCCATAGAGACCTTTGTTGTCTATAAGGGGTTCAACCTCAAAGTTCCCTACCTTCAATAA
- a CDS encoding DUF1015 domain-containing protein encodes MNYKETLEKCGIAIPEVLLPNKSVSLEDWSVVACDQFSSDISYWDKITSQTAGKASTFNLILPECYLNESETRVPQINQKMLDYLSDGTLESAGYGFIYLERSTPCASSRKGLVVALDLEAYSYEEGANAQIRPTEGTVLERLPVRAEIRKNAALDIPHILVLMDDSEFKLFNYLEQKRDSFQTVYDFDLADNAGHLKGSMVSNPDDLESLSQIFNDLNSQSEFLFAVGDGNHSLAAAKQLWNKIKSEGGDLHHPARYALVELENIHDPGVRFEPIHRVLFDCSTTDFKADFLAYPGTKIQKIDTFDKLVTKVNQFDISGKFALGMISAEGYAILEIEDQKAALASEAFHSFLDPWLKLEKCSEIDYIHGDSVLQNLGEQQGNIGFYLAGVNKKTFFQFINTIGPMPRKTFSIGDAEEKRYYLECRKLIP; translated from the coding sequence ATGAATTACAAAGAAACACTTGAAAAATGCGGGATTGCCATCCCCGAGGTATTACTGCCAAATAAATCTGTCTCATTGGAGGATTGGTCGGTTGTTGCCTGTGATCAGTTTTCCTCTGATATTTCATACTGGGATAAAATTACAAGTCAAACAGCAGGGAAAGCCAGTACATTTAATTTGATTCTGCCTGAATGCTATCTGAATGAGTCAGAAACAAGGGTTCCTCAAATCAATCAGAAGATGTTGGACTATCTTTCCGATGGAACTCTCGAAAGTGCCGGGTACGGCTTTATCTATCTTGAGAGATCTACCCCCTGTGCTTCTAGCAGGAAAGGACTGGTCGTGGCCCTCGACCTGGAAGCCTACAGCTATGAAGAAGGGGCAAACGCTCAGATAAGACCCACAGAGGGAACCGTTCTTGAAAGATTACCGGTGAGAGCGGAAATAAGAAAGAATGCAGCCCTGGATATTCCCCATATCCTCGTTCTTATGGATGATTCTGAATTTAAACTATTCAATTATCTCGAACAAAAGAGAGATTCTTTTCAAACTGTATATGACTTTGATCTGGCCGATAATGCGGGTCATCTCAAGGGATCAATGGTTTCAAACCCCGATGATCTTGAATCCCTTTCTCAAATTTTCAATGACCTCAATTCTCAATCTGAATTCCTTTTTGCCGTAGGTGACGGCAATCACTCTCTGGCGGCAGCCAAACAGCTTTGGAACAAGATCAAGAGTGAAGGTGGAGACTTACATCATCCCGCACGATACGCCTTAGTTGAACTGGAAAATATTCATGATCCCGGAGTCCGTTTTGAACCGATACACAGGGTCCTTTTTGATTGTTCAACCACTGATTTTAAAGCTGATTTTCTCGCATACCCAGGCACAAAGATTCAAAAAATAGATACATTTGATAAGCTCGTGACCAAGGTAAATCAATTTGATATTTCCGGAAAGTTTGCTCTGGGGATGATCTCTGCCGAGGGATATGCCATTTTGGAGATTGAAGATCAAAAGGCTGCGCTGGCATCAGAGGCCTTTCATTCCTTCCTCGATCCCTGGTTAAAGCTCGAAAAATGTTCGGAGATTGATTATATCCATGGGGATTCTGTTCTTCAAAATCTTGGCGAACAGCAGGGGAATATTGGTTTTTATCTGGCTGGAGTCAATAAAAAAACATTTTTCCAGTTTATCAACACCATCGGCCCCATGCCTCGCAAGACATTTTCAATTGGAGACGCGGAAGAAAAAAGATACTATCTTGAATGCCGGAAGCTCATTCCCTGA
- a CDS encoding YdcF family protein produces MPEAHSLMFFLSKLLGTMILPPGSLIVLGFLLLILNHKRIKITGSILSIQFALLFIIFYLLSIRPVSDSLISPLESHTDQFQKEVMNRMESKAPELIVVLGGGNTLHSDGLGQLQSRLSSISSARLLEGLLVHEATGLPLLFTGGSVLKGEESATEADAAGVLLQRAGLKADQFQLEEKSRNTYENALFTAEMTDKRAIILITSSFHMKRSILCFEEAGFTIVDIYPVDYRREDTSLNWYDFLPKMVSMRNSATALHEYWGLLYYKLFFKL; encoded by the coding sequence ATGCCGGAAGCTCATTCCCTGATGTTCTTCCTATCCAAACTATTGGGGACTATGATTCTGCCACCGGGTAGTCTCATAGTCCTTGGTTTCCTCTTGCTTATCTTGAACCACAAAAGAATAAAAATCACCGGATCCATTCTCTCAATACAATTTGCCCTTCTATTCATCATATTTTATCTGCTGTCTATACGGCCTGTCTCCGATTCTCTTATAAGCCCTCTTGAAAGCCATACAGACCAATTCCAAAAGGAAGTGATGAACAGGATGGAGTCTAAGGCACCCGAGCTCATTGTCGTTCTGGGGGGAGGAAATACTTTACACTCTGATGGACTGGGGCAGTTACAAAGCAGGCTGTCATCTATCAGCAGTGCCCGCTTACTAGAAGGGCTTTTAGTTCATGAAGCAACAGGCCTTCCTCTCTTGTTTACGGGAGGGAGTGTACTAAAAGGGGAAGAGTCAGCCACAGAAGCCGATGCTGCCGGAGTTTTGCTTCAACGTGCAGGCCTGAAGGCCGATCAATTTCAACTGGAAGAAAAGAGTCGTAATACCTATGAAAATGCCCTGTTTACTGCAGAAATGACGGATAAAAGGGCCATAATACTGATCACATCCTCTTTTCATATGAAACGGAGCATCCTCTGCTTTGAAGAAGCCGGTTTTACCATTGTGGATATTTATCCAGTGGACTACCGCCGGGAAGACACCTCCCTAAATTGGTATGATTTTCTCCCCAAGATGGTATCCATGCGGAACAGTGCAACTGCTCTGCATGAATACTGGGGACTTCTGTACTATAAGTTATTTTTCAAGCTTTAA
- a CDS encoding M48 family metallopeptidase encodes MSSSILLMIILALFIAEFIVSWFLSIMNLNCTIQNRTKIPEAFSGTITPETYEKSVSYTLVKGRFSLLSSSVSFVFLLLIVMSGFPGRLENFMLNFLPEGTLFSILYIMVFSIIFSLPSIPLNLYSQFVIEEEFGFNKTSLSLYLSDTLKQLILTPFLVIPLLWGLFFFMDKSGAFWWIYASAFIIVFQLFILLLYPVLIAPLFNKFKPLEDGPLKTRLLGLAERTGFDTRGIYVMDGSRRSGHSNAYFTGLGKFRRIVLFDTLIESLSEDQLEAVLAHEIGHNRLKHIPKRLLVSVLSLTGILFITSLCLNWEALFQAFAFSGQGYHSILVILMFCSTPFSFFLSPLSHFWSRKHEYEADAYACKAVQNNESLAQALLMLSSENLSNLTPHKLYSTFHYGHPVLSERLEAIGKAEI; translated from the coding sequence ATGTCATCTTCAATCCTTCTAATGATCATTTTAGCCCTCTTTATTGCCGAGTTCATTGTTTCATGGTTTCTCAGCATCATGAATCTAAACTGTACTATCCAGAATCGTACAAAAATACCAGAGGCTTTCAGCGGGACAATCACTCCAGAAACCTATGAGAAATCTGTGAGCTATACCCTCGTGAAGGGACGATTCTCCCTCCTGTCGTCTTCAGTATCCTTTGTGTTCCTCTTGCTCATTGTCATGAGCGGATTCCCGGGAAGACTTGAAAATTTCATGCTGAACTTCCTGCCCGAGGGAACACTCTTCAGCATCCTATACATAATGGTCTTCTCCATCATTTTTTCACTTCCCTCTATTCCTTTAAATTTATACTCCCAATTTGTCATTGAGGAGGAGTTTGGTTTCAATAAAACAAGCCTGTCCCTTTATCTGAGTGATACTCTCAAACAGCTGATTCTCACTCCCTTTCTGGTCATACCCCTTTTATGGGGACTATTCTTTTTTATGGACAAATCAGGAGCCTTCTGGTGGATCTATGCCTCAGCATTCATCATCGTTTTTCAATTGTTTATTCTGCTACTGTATCCTGTGCTAATCGCTCCGCTTTTTAATAAATTCAAGCCCCTTGAGGATGGCCCCCTGAAAACCAGACTCCTTGGCTTAGCCGAAAGAACAGGATTTGATACGAGGGGAATTTATGTCATGGATGGCAGCCGCCGATCGGGCCACAGCAATGCCTATTTTACGGGTCTTGGAAAATTTCGAAGGATTGTTTTGTTCGACACTCTCATAGAATCTCTTAGCGAAGATCAGCTAGAGGCTGTTCTGGCTCATGAAATTGGGCATAACAGATTGAAACATATCCCCAAACGACTCTTAGTTAGTGTATTAAGCCTCACTGGTATTTTGTTCATCACCAGCCTCTGCTTAAACTGGGAAGCTTTATTTCAGGCTTTTGCATTCTCAGGACAGGGATATCATTCAATTCTTGTGATTCTGATGTTCTGCTCTACTCCCTTTTCATTCTTTTTATCTCCCTTGAGCCATTTCTGGTCCAGGAAACATGAATATGAGGCCGACGCCTATGCCTGCAAAGCCGTTCAAAACAATGAGAGTCTAGCCCAGGCCCTGCTCATGCTCAGCAGTGAAAACCTGTCTAATTTGACTCCCCATAAGCTGTACAGCACCTTTCACTATGGCCATCCAGTTTTGTCAGAGAGGCTAGAAGCCATTGGAAAAGCAGAGATTTAA
- a CDS encoding ABC transporter permease: protein MIESMGRWLREKVKGSAYAFNFFLFLLKETVHFPWTKRVGFNVLIMQIYFTGVEALSVIALISLGIGAVIIVQGVALLPKFGQSDLMYTILILVITRELGPMLTAFIITARSGSAITTELGNMVISHEMEAYMSVGIHPVSYLGVPRLYGVILAMLFLNIYFNLFGLMGSYLVASFIHDIPFQDYLIHLINALTPADILSAIIKSFVFGFIIASVSIYYGFSVNRAVTEVPQKTIKSIGTSIILCILADAILVIVTRL from the coding sequence ATGATCGAATCAATGGGACGATGGCTGCGGGAAAAAGTGAAAGGCAGTGCTTATGCTTTTAATTTTTTTCTTTTCTTACTCAAAGAAACTGTTCATTTCCCATGGACTAAAAGAGTGGGCTTCAATGTATTGATCATGCAAATCTATTTTACGGGCGTTGAGGCCCTGTCAGTGATTGCCCTCATCTCCCTCGGTATAGGGGCGGTTATCATTGTCCAGGGAGTCGCACTGCTGCCTAAATTCGGCCAGAGCGATCTTATGTATACCATTCTGATATTGGTCATAACACGGGAATTAGGTCCCATGCTGACTGCCTTTATAATCACAGCACGATCGGGAAGTGCTATTACCACAGAACTGGGGAATATGGTCATCTCCCACGAGATGGAAGCCTATATGTCCGTGGGCATTCATCCCGTATCCTATTTGGGCGTTCCCAGGCTGTATGGCGTCATTTTAGCCATGTTATTTTTAAATATTTATTTCAATCTTTTTGGTTTGATGGGCTCATACCTGGTGGCATCCTTTATCCATGATATTCCATTTCAGGATTATTTGATCCATCTGATCAACGCTTTGACTCCGGCTGATATTCTTTCAGCAATTATAAAAAGCTTTGTTTTTGGTTTTATTATTGCATCCGTTTCCATTTATTATGGTTTTAGTGTTAATAGAGCGGTAACAGAAGTCCCTCAAAAGACGATAAAATCCATCGGTACGAGTATTATTCTTTGTATCCTTGCCGATGCGATTCTTGTCATAGTTACACGTTTATAG
- a CDS encoding ATP-binding cassette domain-containing protein translates to MNWNTVPIILDNICLNDGQECILESVSLEFAPSSVTVILGGSGSGKSTVLKIAAGLTPISSGQVLYGDKSLYKLNHKEYAKLQQYTGFMFQDGALWANMNIQQNLSLPLVVSNPEYTSSEVNRIVDKSLLEFDMLSDKNTRPAGLSAGERKIISYLRAVISKPDILFFDEPTSFIDRRGALQLIKALFKFKNEGKTILMVTHDITLANSLGDHFVFMRDGKVELSGSKEACMNSQNEHWLNFMEDRSTEQKDTVDPILETNPS, encoded by the coding sequence TTGAATTGGAATACAGTGCCCATAATTCTGGATAATATATGCCTCAATGACGGACAGGAATGCATCCTCGAATCTGTCTCTTTGGAGTTTGCCCCTTCATCTGTCACCGTTATTTTAGGTGGTTCGGGCAGTGGTAAATCTACTGTATTAAAAATTGCCGCAGGTTTGACCCCTATCAGCAGCGGGCAGGTCCTGTACGGAGATAAATCTCTATATAAATTGAATCATAAAGAGTATGCCAAATTGCAGCAGTACACGGGCTTTATGTTCCAGGATGGCGCCCTGTGGGCCAATATGAATATTCAACAGAATTTGAGCCTTCCCCTGGTTGTTTCCAATCCTGAATACACATCGTCTGAGGTCAATAGAATTGTTGATAAAAGTTTGCTGGAATTCGATATGCTTTCGGATAAGAATACCAGACCTGCAGGACTATCAGCGGGAGAGAGAAAGATTATCTCCTATTTACGAGCGGTCATTTCAAAACCTGATATACTCTTTTTTGATGAGCCCACATCTTTTATTGATAGGAGAGGAGCCCTACAGCTTATTAAAGCTCTGTTCAAATTTAAAAATGAGGGGAAAACAATCTTAATGGTGACTCATGACATTACTTTGGCAAATTCTCTGGGAGATCATTTCGTGTTTATGAGAGACGGCAAGGTTGAATTAAGTGGTTCAAAAGAAGCCTGCATGAACTCCCAAAACGAGCATTGGCTCAATTTTATGGAAGATCGGTCAACTGAACAAAAAGATACGGTTGATCCTATTTTAGAAACCAACCCTAGTTAA
- a CDS encoding MlaD family protein: MKFGFRHADKFVGLFILVAVVFISSSLIVTSINRRWFARDYEYYSRFFSATGLSVGMPLKLRGFEIGKIKRITLNDQNKVDVTLIIYDTYIDKVTKDSVLELASNPLGLGGGLNFYPGLAYEELLEEFSYIPSNQSREGKELLTSGKADIPGGEDAISAIMENINPILSGVDNMILSMTGILEQIESALAGNQSGPLGGMLVNLEGTTEEINTILPAVESILIEVQKMTSSLSILMSSLEDPTGMVPKLLDPSGSFDTILNDNNQLYDHIDGILGEIHTNLANLSSMTNDLKGITPELNSVLDETTGAIREGKKVLEGLSNNPLLRKGITEETEASYEHGTLRDEEF; encoded by the coding sequence ATGAAATTCGGATTCAGGCATGCTGATAAATTTGTTGGACTCTTTATCCTCGTTGCCGTTGTTTTTATCAGCTCTTCTTTGATTGTAACGAGTATAAACCGCCGTTGGTTTGCCCGGGACTATGAGTATTACTCCCGTTTTTTCAGTGCTACCGGACTCAGTGTCGGAATGCCCCTAAAGCTCCGTGGATTTGAAATTGGAAAAATTAAACGAATCACCTTGAATGATCAGAATAAAGTTGATGTGACTCTCATCATCTACGATACCTACATTGACAAAGTTACAAAGGATTCTGTTTTAGAGCTAGCGTCGAATCCCTTAGGACTGGGAGGGGGACTCAATTTTTATCCCGGTTTGGCATATGAAGAACTTCTGGAGGAGTTCAGCTATATTCCATCGAATCAATCCAGGGAAGGGAAGGAGCTCTTAACCAGCGGTAAGGCGGATATCCCCGGAGGCGAAGATGCCATCTCGGCGATCATGGAAAATATAAATCCCATCCTCAGCGGTGTGGATAATATGATTTTGTCCATGACAGGGATTCTGGAACAGATCGAAAGTGCCCTTGCGGGAAATCAGAGTGGACCCTTAGGGGGAATGCTCGTCAATTTAGAGGGTACCACCGAAGAAATCAATACGATCCTACCGGCTGTTGAATCCATACTCATAGAGGTTCAGAAGATGACCTCCTCTTTGAGTATTCTCATGTCATCCCTGGAAGACCCAACAGGAATGGTTCCCAAATTGCTGGATCCCAGCGGATCCTTCGACACAATCCTTAACGACAATAATCAACTCTATGATCATATTGATGGAATTCTTGGTGAAATCCATACAAACCTGGCAAATCTGTCTTCAATGACAAATGATCTCAAGGGAATTACACCGGAATTAAATTCAGTTCTGGATGAGACCACAGGGGCCATCAGGGAAGGCAAAAAGGTACTCGAGGGATTGAGTAACAACCCACTCCTGAGGAAGGGCATCACAGAAGAGACAGAGGCCAGCTATGAACATGGCACCTTACGGGATGAGGAGTTTTAG
- a CDS encoding tetratricopeptide repeat protein: protein MKIKYQWLCILFLLLNSCSSMPKEERAQNVNTQKEQAALYLKRGHNDYTWANFESALHLYGKAFTLSSSVDWIEGMVRSLIHMSRSSDRLNDSEQARVYLDQAFYLLDDSVPPELALLVQNRKTEWLLFNDSPESALQWNDMVLKDMKTIKSEEAGEVWRVRGAILKALKEYDLALEAMNKALKLDQKGNYISELASDYYILASILSLSNREDEAILSMYSALEKDKFIENTPGIAQDLYGLGLIYEKLGDHEKAYHYFQRSYLVQQGSDQESIPERLLSRLQNPPDESPWNIDSD, encoded by the coding sequence ATGAAAATAAAATATCAATGGCTCTGTATTCTGTTTCTACTCTTAAATTCCTGTTCTTCCATGCCAAAGGAAGAGCGGGCTCAGAATGTAAACACCCAGAAAGAACAAGCTGCATTGTACCTTAAAAGAGGACACAATGATTATACCTGGGCAAATTTTGAATCGGCTCTCCACTTATATGGGAAGGCTTTTACCCTCTCTTCATCGGTGGATTGGATAGAGGGAATGGTCCGTTCTCTGATTCATATGAGCAGATCCAGTGACAGACTCAATGATTCAGAACAGGCCAGAGTCTATCTGGACCAGGCTTTTTACCTCCTGGACGATTCCGTACCTCCCGAGCTTGCATTGCTTGTTCAGAATAGAAAGACAGAATGGCTGCTCTTTAATGACAGTCCAGAATCTGCACTTCAATGGAATGATATGGTTTTAAAGGATATGAAGACTATTAAAAGCGAAGAAGCCGGTGAGGTTTGGAGAGTGCGCGGGGCCATTCTCAAGGCATTAAAAGAATATGATCTGGCCCTTGAAGCCATGAATAAGGCGTTGAAACTGGATCAAAAAGGAAATTATATTTCAGAACTAGCCAGTGATTACTATATCCTTGCCTCCATTCTTTCTCTCAGTAATCGGGAAGACGAGGCAATCCTCTCTATGTATTCTGCATTGGAAAAAGACAAATTTATTGAGAATACACCAGGTATTGCCCAGGATTTATATGGACTAGGCCTGATATATGAAAAACTTGGCGATCATGAGAAAGCCTATCACTATTTTCAGCGATCCTACCTTGTTCAGCAAGGCTCTGACCAGGAATCTATTCCGGAAAGATTGCTTTCAAGGCTACAAAACCCTCCAGATGAAAGTCCCTGGAACATCGATTCTGATTGA